The following DNA comes from Ochotona princeps isolate mOchPri1 chromosome 8, mOchPri1.hap1, whole genome shotgun sequence.
ACCTAGAGAAGAGAAAATGGCAGGACAGaaactggaaaaacaaacaatGGCCTGTGTCAACGGAAGGTGGCCGCAACTTCTGAGAGCTGTGCTTTTAGTAGCTATTATTAAGTGATAATAACCCCAAAAGAGGTTTTGGTTTCCAGGGTGCAGTTCCCCTTATCAGAAAAGCAGCTTCCATACTGCTTGTAGGCAATGCTTCTGTTCAGTTTTTGTTCACCCAGaccttccaaacacacacacacacacacttacacacacagagaccaaCTGACCGACCTTATAAAAAGTCCAGAGACAGCGCCTGGCTGATGTTTCTCTTGCAGGAGGCTGCGTTGAGGACTCTGGATATGACCGTGTCTTGGGTTCCAGTTTTAATGCATTGCTGCAGGCACTCCCCCTCCACCCCATGTCACTCTATCAAGGAGCCGCTTTCCCTTTCGCACTGTTGTTTAGTCACCTCTGTAGCAAGGACTCATTTTCTGCCAATGCCAGGCAGGTAGGGGCGTGGGGGGAAGGGGAGTGGGGGTGCTGCTGACTTAAGTCTTCCATCCAGGTCAGAAAATACAACAGACCTCAGGCCTGAAGACTGCCGTTCACCTGCGCCACTGACGGCCGGTTGTTTGCAAATGGCCATGAATAACAGAGGAAATGAATGTGGTGCCTGCGTTGACTCAAAGCTTGATAGGTTCACATGGCACGGGAAGTGAATAATAAACTCTGTGGATGGGGTGGATGCTGGGATGGCACAGGGTTCCCCCCGTGTATACAACCGTGCCGACTCTAGATTCCAGTCCTTAGCACTCCTCATGTTGGGAAATTTGATTatccttttcttcttctgttttttttttttttttagtaaaattgAATTTTATATAAGGTAATACTTAAGTTACATAAGTAACTTGTAAGTAAATGTAAAATTACttgtcatttatttgagaggcagagacaggctgATGTGGAGAGAGGACTCCTAGCTGCTGGGTCACCACCCAGATTCCCACAACGGTTAGCACTGGGCCAAATGGGATCCAGTTTCCCCAATTACTCGAGCCCCCACCACTGCCCCCTCGGCTGTGCATTAGGGGTCAGAGGCAAGAGgcaggtattgaacccaggtaccctgAAGTGCACGGGCACTtacaaagagatttatttatttatttatttatttatttatttatttgaaaggcaaaggtacTAGAGAGGGAGAACTATTccgtctactggctcactccccagatggctgcaacaaccagccctgagacaggctgaagtcagaggctaagagcttcttctggatttcccacatggattcagggtccccaAAATACTTGCACCaccctctgtgctttcccaggccataagcagggagatgggttggaaATCGGGTAGCCGAGACACAAAGTGGCAGCCACAAGgtaccagtgttgcaggcagcagctttaactgctacaccatgATCTGGCCTGGAGTCCAGGCACCTTAACAAGTGTCTTAATGTTTAGGCAAAGCATCACCcccataaatgtattttttttaaaaagtctttgcaTGATTTctcagagaaatgaaataaaacaaaattcgtGGGccaggcgcggtggcctagtggcttaagttctcaaCTTttacgtgcctggatcccatatgggcactggctcatatcctggtgaccctgctttccatccagctccctccctgcttgtggcctgggaaagcagtcgagaatggctcaaagccttgggaccctgcacccgtgtgggagacccggaagaggctccaggctttgaattagctcatctctggccgttgcagtcacttggggagtgaataatcaaacagaagatcttcctccctgtctctcctcctctccatgtatctgaccttgcaataaaaataaatcttaaaaaagaatcttGTTAGGTTACCCACATCCCAATTCGGGCTTCAGAATTATTGTTACTAAAGATTCAACAAGTttcttagaaatttttttaatatccaaTAACCTCAATGCATTAAATGGTCtcacttgaaaacaaaacaaacaaacaaacaaacaaacaaaaacttctcCAGAATACCCTTCGTAACACGGAAACCCACAGCCAAAGGGCCACCTCCTAATAATGTGCTTATTCTGGAAACTAGGGTTTTTATATATTGAGGTTTCTAACAATGCCTTGGTTGatgcaaacaaaaatcaactgaGCCATAGTCTTGCCAGACATCTCCTATATGTGCAGGGACAGACTGCAAGAGACAGGCTGAAAATGCCCAGGAACAGAAtgtagaaaggcagagaaagagagaaggtgcCACAGTGACATgatctgcagggatgatgcaggCTTGTCAGAGAGCACGATTACATTTTAATCTAAAGGGCAGTGCAAGGATGTGGTCGATACAAAGGTTTTCTAAGCACAGGTTGCCTTGGGTGGGCATGAAAGAGACGGCTTCCCAGGGTCACTGAGGCAGAAGCCACAGTATGTCTTTTGAGGGAAAAAACTGCCCTTGGTTCGTTGTCCCAAAAGGTCAAAAAGAAGCCTTCCGAGTGATGCAGCATGGCTTCTGCAGGTGGTCGGCGGGGCCTCCCTCCCTTGTGGGCAGGTGGGGCTGCCCATGTTCTGGGCAGGCTTTCCCCTTTCTTTCAGGTACCTCTTTCTGCTGACGGGAGGGGGCGCCCTAGCCGCGGCTGCCATGGGGCCCTACACGGCGCTGGTCTTCATCCAGGCTGTCTGTGATGTGGTTCTGGTCTGCTCGCTCGGCCCACAGGCCGTCCACAGGTGGACTTTCCTCTTCCAGATGAGCTGGCAGACCCTGTGCCACCTGGGGCTGCAGTACACCAAGCATTACCTGCAGGAGCCGCCCTCCACCGGTAAAGCCACTTGCTGATTTGCTTGTCCGGAGCTGGGCAGGGATGAGCACACAGCATGATGGTCAGGGAGAGAACCAAGTGTTGAGTTTGAGTGGCCATTTCTTCTGGTGCTATAGTGTGACCTTGAACCTCTCTCAGATAATGACTTTTGGGGGGGATCTCAACTGGGATCTCAacctgatatggaatgccattttaaaaattataaaataggaccctgcggcatggcctagtggctaaagtcctcgccttgaacatgccgggatcccatataggtgccggttctaatcctggcagctcctcttcccatccagctccctgcttgtggcctgggaaagcagttgaggacggcccaaagccttgggaccctgcacccatatgggagacctggaagagtttcctggttccccgcatcggataggcgcagcaccggcccgttgcggctcacttggggagtgaaacatcagacggaagatcttcctctctgtctctcctcctctctgtatatctgactttataataaaataaataaatctttaaaaaaaaaacagagacaatAAAGTTGAGAGTTGAAGTGATTTTGTTCGAATGGTAGGGTTTGAGGGAGAAACTTTGACCCTTCaactcattcctcagatgcctgcagcagctttACTAACTGTAGCAAGAATCCCACTCTGAATCTTTGACCATGACGCAGCAAGTGGTCATGGGATGGGTGACCACACCTCACACTGTCATTGGCTCACCAATGCATTCTCCTCCATGCCTCAGAACCAGCCCCGACCCAGGCAGAGTGCTACAGGGAATGCCATCTCCAACTTCCCACGGCTTCCTCGCTACCctcaagttttctttcttctctggcaAATCTCTCCCAAGTTGTTGGTCCTCATCTTTACAAGCCTTTCTTAGAAATATTATCCTCCACATTCCCCCATAATGTTTCTTGTCATCCTTTAGCGTATGTCCCTGGCTCAtgttgaatgtaacatttgatcCTGCCCAGAGCTGAGCATGGCTCTCAGTTCATCCTAGTCTTAGAGGGGGCGCTGTACCCCTTCCCCTTGCTCTGTGATCACACGTGACAGACTGGATTAGAAGAATAAACAGGGAGTGTTTTCACactaaaaaaatctctttcaggTTCTGCATCGCTCTTTCTTTGCTCATGCTCTTGACGCAGAAGGTCACGTCGCTCTCACTGGACATTGGTGAAGGGAAAGTGGAGGTGGCATTGGGAGGCGACAGGAACAGGTGCACTGTGTGTGAGCGTCTGTGTGTGGTGCTCCCCTATCTCAGCTACTTGCTGTTCTTCCCTGCTCTCCTCGGAGGTCCTCTGTGTTCCTTCCAGCGATTCCAGGCTCGTGTTCACAGCTCCAGCTCTGTGCGTCTCAGGCACTTGTTCCAGACTCTGTTCTGGAGAGGCCTACAGGTCCTGGGACTAGAGTGCCTCAAGGCGGCCGTGAGGGGGCTGCTGCGTGCAAGGACTGGACTCGCCCAGTGCCGGCATCTCCAGTGCGTCTCTATCATGTGGGCCACAGCTGTGTTCTTCCAACTCACCTACTACTTCCAGTGGCTCCTGGATGAGTCCCTCCTCCACACAGCAGGCTTTGGGGCTGGCTTGAGCCAGAGCACCGGTGAGGATGGCTTTGTCCACGACGCAGACATCTGGACGCTGGAAACGACGCACAAGTTAGCCTTGTTCACCAGGAAATGGAACCAAAGCACGGCTCTGTGGCTCAGGCGGCTGGTCTTCCAGCACAGCAGGCTGTGGCCGTTGTTCCAGACCTTTGCCTTCTCTGCCTGGTGGCATGGACTCCATCCAGGGCAGGTGTTCAGTTTCCTTTGCTGGGCTGTGATGGTAGAAGTTGACTACCTGATTCATGCCTTTGCCAGTTCATCCATCAGGGCCAAGCCCCTGCGGTTGCTCTATCGAGTTGTCACCTGGGCCCACATGCAACTCATCATGGCTTACGTAATGCTGGCCACAGAAGGGAGGAGCCCCTCCTTTCTCTGGCTGCTGTGCAATTCCTACAACAGCATCTTCCCTGCTGTGTACTGCACGTTGCTTTTTCTGCTAGCAAAGAGAAAGCACAAATTGCACTAACTTTTAGAAACACGTtcatctctttatttgaaaggcagagctgcagaaagagacaggaagagagaccttccatcccatggttcattgccccaaatagccacaacaggctGGAGCAAGGAaatccccgtgggtgcagggcccaagcagttgtatcatcttccatggctttcccaggtgcattggcagggaggtggctttgaagtgaagca
Coding sequences within:
- the LOC131480960 gene encoding ghrelin O-acyltransferase-like → MSLYQGAAFPFALLFSHLCSKDSFSANARYLFLLTGGGALAAAAMGPYTALVFIQAVCDVVLVCSLGPQAVHRWTFLFQMSWQTLCHLGLQYTKHYLQEPPSIRFCIALSLLMLLTQKVTSLSLDIGEGKVEVALGGDRNRCTVCERLCVVLPYLSYLLFFPALLGGPLCSFQRFQARVHSSSSVRLRHLFQTLFWRGLQVLGLECLKAAVRGLLRARTGLAQCRHLQCVSIMWATAVFFQLTYYFQWLLDESLLHTAGFGAGLSQSTGEDGFVHDADIWTLETTHKLALFTRKWNQSTALWLRRLVFQHSRLWPLFQTFAFSAWWHGLHPGQVFSFLCWAVMVEVDYLIHAFASSSIRAKPLRLLYRVVTWAHMQLIMAYVMLATEGRSPSFLWLLCNSYNSIFPAVYCTLLFLLAKRKHKLH